The sequence below is a genomic window from Selenomonas ruminantium subsp. lactilytica TAM6421.
AATTTATCTAATGCTGCCACAGATACACTTAGAATGTTTGCTGAGGCCCGCCTGGATCTGAATGATGGAATTGTTGATTCAGTAGTGCGCAGGCGTTTGCTTAGTGAAGGGCTTACACAGGAAGTGCATGATATTCTGATGGAAGAGCTATTTATTGTTCGACCAGCTGTTGTGAATCCATATCCATTTGTGGGCGAGGAAGAAAAAGGTTATAAATTTGGAAATATAACGTATGAGTACAAGAAGAAGGAACTGAGTTTAGAAAAAGCGTTGGACGAATATACATTCCACTTGCCGAAAGAGACAAAAGAATTGCGAAAATGGGGGAATTTATTCCATAACTGCGTTGCCAGTTATGATACAGATATTATAGACAAAACATCTTTAATCGTAGCAATGAAGGAACAGGAAAAATATGTTGCCTGTATAGAAATACGGCAGGGAAGGATTACGCAGGCGTTGGGGTATTGCAATCAACGCTTGGAGCTAAAATATCGTGACGCAATAAGTGAATGGGCCAAGGCAAATAAGTTGTTTTATGGCCATAAGCCGAGGTACGAACCAATTCGAATTATTTAAGGTTGCCTGTCAGGCGACCTCTGCAGAGAATCAACGTATTATACTGAGCTTAGATGAAGTTTAAAGGATAATGAAAGATTGTTAGGAGGTAGATTTTTATGACATGGTGGAAAAATGGATTGTTATTAGCAGCTGGTGGTGTGGCAGGGCTGGCGCTGGCAGCCTGGCTGGAATCGGAATCGGAGGCTTGCGCCAGGAATGGAAGCCATAAAGTTCCAGGTGTGGATGGGATTGAGCTTTTGGTAGAGAATGTCCGCAAGGATGCGGAATGGGCAATGGCGGAATGTACTACGGATGAGGAACGTGAGAAAGTCTATGCGGAAGTGACAGATTCCATTAAGGAACTTCAGGCCACTCTGCAAAAGCGTGGTGATGAAATCATTGCTGACCTCAAGAAGCAGGTTTGTAATGATGCGGCTCTCAACGAACTGGAAGCTGGCAATGATGATGCTGTAACCAAATTCAAGAGCAGCATGGAAGACTTGACCAAAACTTTGGATGAGACTTTGGCTTCGCTGAAACCGGAGCCTATGATTTAAGGAGAAAATCTTATGCAGCTCAAGAGAAATCAGGAACTCTTCCTACGGGATGGAAGGACTATTACTGTCGTAGATAAGCTGGGGGTTGGTGGTCAGGGGATCGTATATAAGGTTCGCCTCAGCTCTGGCGAGATGCGTGCTCTCAAATGGTACTATGGTGATAAGCTGAGCCGTCCTGAGGAATTTTATCGTCATCTTGCGCAGAACATAGATGCCGGCAGTCCATCTGCGGCCTTTATCTGGCCGGAGGAACTTACGGAATGGGTAGATGGCACCTTTGGATATATCATGTCACTTTTTCCGCAGGGGTATGTCGGTTTTTCCAAGTTTGTCACGGCAAGGGTAAACTTTAGCAACATTGATGCCATGATAAACGCTGCCCTTAACATTGTCACGGCCTTTATGGACTTGCATAACAAAGGCTACAACTACCAGGATCTGAACGATGGAAATTTCTCCATCAACCCTGCCAATGGTGATGTGCTGATCTGTGATAACGACAACGTTGGCGGTCACGGCTTCGAGTCAGGGATTTTAGGCAAGGCACGTTATATGGCCCCGGAGGTGGTGCGAAAGGAAAAGAAACCGGATAAGCTGACAGATCGCTTCTCGTTGGCCGTGGTGTTGTTTATTCTCTTTATGGGGGATCATCCCTTAGAGGGGAAACGAACGAATGTCCCCGCGCTGACCAGCAAATACGAAAAACGCTTCTTCGGTGAAAATCCTGTGTTTATCTTTGATCCGAAGGATGACAGCAATCGCCCGGTGCCAGGGCTTCATCGCAATGCTATCGCCAAATGGCCGTATTTCCCGAGCTATATCCAGGAAGCATTTATAACTTCCTTCAGCCAGGAAAGCCTTATGGAAGGAACTGGCCGTTTGTTGGAAGGAATGTGGCGTCATGTGCTGATAAGATTGAAATCATCCTTGGTGAAATGCCCGCACTGTCATGAACATGTCTTTGCTGAAGTTGGTACGTTTATCTGCCCATCGTGTGGTGGAGTGGTAAAGCCTGCAGGTTATGTAAGGTTTCCAAAACGGGCCAATATGGATATTGTTGTTCCTATTATGGGGGGGACAAGGCTTTTCGCCTATCATCTGGATGAGAATGGCCCAAATGATGAAAATGTTGCAGCTCATATCATGGAAAAGCCGGGGAAATTTGGCATCAAGAACGAATCTGCAAGTATATGGACAGTATCGGCACCGGATGGTTCACAGGCAATCAAGGAACCTGGTGATGTAGCTGTTATCGGAGAAGGCTTCAAGCTGGACTTCGGTCATGGTATTATCGGTGAAATCGTCAAGAATTAAGGAGGAGACAATAATGGCTGGTATTTTAGATAAGGTAGAGATGACAAGGCGTATGTGCCCCGTGATTTTCCTGGTGGATACATCAGGAAGTATGGATGGAGCGCCGATAGGGGCTGTGAATTCGGCTATTGAAGGCGTGCTGCCTGAACTCTGTGTCATGAACGATGAGAATGCAGATGCTGAGATAAATGTGGCCATCATGAGTTTTTCTGGTGGTGCTGATTGGGTGACGGGAGAAAAACTTCTGCCACCGCAGAATGTAGCCTGGAATGGTCTGGATGCAATCGGTCCTACGGAAATGGGCGTAGCTTTTCGCGAGCTGGGTAAAAAACTTTCTATAGAGACAGGATTTATGCGCCGCGCCAGCGGTTCGGTAGCTCCCGTATTGTTCCTGCTCTCTGACGGTGCTCCCACGGATGATTACAAATCGGCGTTGGCCAAACTCAAAGAAAATAACTGGTATAAGGTAGCTGTTCGGGTGGCAATAGGCTATGGAGATGCAGATGACAATATCCTGGCGGAGTTTACCGGCAATCGAGAAACCGTCCTGCATACGAATTCCCCGGAAGATCTGAAGAAGATGATTCGTTTTGTATCTATTACATCATCTATGGTGGCAAGCCATAAGGTTGCCACGAATACTACGGAAGATGCTCCGGATGACAATACTGCAGCATTAGCGGAAGAATTGGAAGCTCAGGGTGGTGAGATGACAACAGCTTCAGCAGAAGAAGCGTGGTAATTGAAGGAAATACAGGAGGGAGGGGCGAAAGTGTCCTATAGAATATATTCTCTGTCCAGGCTTGGCGAAAAATATGCCAGACATGGTTTCAGATGTCAGGACAGTTCAGGGAACTGTACAAAAAACGGTGTGCAGATTGTCGCTGTGGCAGATGGCCATGGAGCTGGCGATTGTTTCAGAAGTGAAATAGGAGCCAATATTGCTATAGACATGGTATTCTGCGAGGCGCTGCCCCTTCTCTATGAAGAAGACCATCCTTTTAGTGAACAAGGCATAAAAAATTTCAAGTACAGGTTATGGCAAAGTTGGCAGAAAGCAGTGAAGAGTGATTGGGATAACCGATTAACGCTTGGAAAGTTGGGTGAAAATGAAGCCCGCTATGAACTGGTCAGTGATAAATATAGATTACGCTACCAGAAAGAGAGTGATAAATATCTTTACACGGCTTATGGCACCACACTATTGGCCGCTATTGCCATCAAGAATGAATTGCTGCTTTTGCAGATAGGCGATGGTTCAGCAGTAGTCTTATGTGCTAACGGCTTATTCATCTTGCCAGTTCCTCAGGATGAGGAAAATTTTCTCAATGTCACTACAAGCCTGTCAGATGAGAATGCTGACCAGAAGATTCGCCATGCGGTGCTATCCCTCGATAAAACCTCCAGTACCTATCCTGTAGCTGTATTTTTATCTAGTGATGGCGTGGATGATTGTTTTCCTGCCTATCAGAATGAGGAGCATCTCTTTAAGTTTTACAAGGTATTGATAGAAACCGCATTGGCAGAAAATACTGAGTCCCTGTTTACCGAGCTTTCTCATGATGTATTGGCAGACATGTCCGTCAAGGGCAGCCATGATGATATATCGATGGGGATTATGATGACTGAGGATATGGAACTGCTAGGGAAGGCTTGCAGCGATATAAGTCTGCCACAAAGTGCCATGGATGATGAAGCTGGACAGGAGGTGACAGAATAATGCTTAGCCTGGCAACGTTAGGCGAGTATCTACAAAGGAATCCTGCCCTTATGGAAAATCGCATACTGCTTCAAGGAGTTCTGAGGGATATATTTCCGCAGGATAAACTGATCGTGAACCTATTGCTTATGGGATTTGACGAGGATATATTTTCTCTGGTGGGGACAAATCTTTCTGAAGTGCAGCTTACTAAGTTGGCTGGCTCTATTGTGAACAACCACGGCGTAAGTGAGGAAAATGCCATCTATATCATCGACACATGGCTGGGCATAGTGTTTCAGGAGAACCTGCCTGCTGCCTTTGGAAATGTCAGAAGGCAGCAGAATAATCACAGTCAAGCTGCAGCCCAAAACATGAATGTGGCAATATCATTAACTCCAGGAGGTATTCGCCGTTTGTCTGTAGCCGATGTACGGGAGGTATTCTTCCGGGCTAAGGAAAGGTTGATGCGTAAGTGTCGTTTTGCCCGCAGTCAGGACATGGGAACATGGGATGTGGTCGATATGCGCAGCAACAATCACTACAGCAGAGGCATTAACCAACGGGAAAGAAGTTTGCTTGTGAAAAAACTGGGTAAAGGGCACTATCAGGAAGCGGATTTCGCATATATCCGGACAAAATCCGATATGACCACCTCGTGGGGACTAACCTACGATAGCATCGTCATCACAGCATTGAAAGACCTGCTGATTCCCTTTGCAGATATTGACTATGTAGAATCACAACGTGGCTTTTTTACAGATACCATGACGATTATCTTGAAAGATGGCAGGATTTATGAACTGGATGAGCATCAGATGATGGCTACACCGGTTTATGATAATATTTCAGACCTGGCTGGTTTTCTGAATGTCATAAAGGAGATGTGATGGAAGATGAAAAATGTTAGTGAGAAAGACTTCCAGGATGTAGATATGGGGAAATACGCTGATGAATATACAGAGAACGGATTTTGGGTGAAACTACGTGACAATGTAGCCAATATAGGTATTGCACTTATCTATAAGGCGTTGCAGCTCTATTATGTTGCCCAGTCGCCAAACTGCCCGAAAAAGGTAAAGGCTGGTATATATGCAGCCTTGGGTTACCTCATATCTCCCATCGACCTTATCCCAGATTTCACTCCGATTGCAGGCTATGCTGATGATGCGACGGCTATTGGAATGGCATTGCTCTTGGCACAGATGTATATAACTGAAGATATAAATGCGCAGGCAAGAAATAAAATCCATGATTTGTTCGGAGAAAACGCTGTAGCAAGACTGGAGGATAGCAACGATTATCATGGATGAAGGCAGCTGAAAAAGTATTCCAAAGAAAATTGTCATAATATTTAAGAAACATAGGGCTGTACAATCAGGATGATGTTAGCGAAGGAGGGATGCCATATGGCTAACCAGATATTGGATGTATTGCTTGGCAGCTTGTTGGGGACGCAGGCTGAATCAATCGCTTCCAGCCAACATAGACACGAACTGGTGCGGGGGGATGTGATATGCGTCAGAGATGGGTTCTCTAATCGGTATGGTGTATGGACAGGGAAAAATGTTATCATGTACGGCAATGGCCTACATGGAATCAAAGATGTTCATAAACGTTCCCTGAAAAAATTCCTAAGAGGAGCATCTGGCTACTCCATTTGTCTGTTTCCTAAAAAATACGGGCATCCGAGGCGAATATAGGCTATCTCGCCAATTCAAGGCGTGGTAATGCCTCAAAATAAGATTTGGAGAATGCTGGAACAGGCGGAAAAAGTAAGGCGATACAAGTGGTATTCTCCAGAAGAAACTGCTGTCCGTGCCGAAAAGGCGATTGGGCGGAGCGATTTTTCCAGTAGTGAGCACTTTGCTGTGTGGTGCAAGACCAGTATTGCTGAATCTCATGAGATGGAAACCTTGCGAGAGGTCTTGGAAAGTATAATAGCCTACTAGGAACATATATGATGCTAAATTCAGAAAAATAAGTAAAACATGGAAGGAATAAGCACAAAAACGGCGAAACAATAGAAAAAAGGGGAGGTGTCGCCATTATGAATTTGAAAGAAGCTTTTCAGGCACAAAACACAATCGTTGACCTGATGGATTATATCGCCAGCTATCTGGCTAAAGAAGACAACGTGATGACCATTACGGAGAAACATCTCCGCAGCAAGGCTTTGGCCGGGCAGCAGGATGAGAGTGTCGATGTCAGCAATAAGTCTGAGGAAATGTTCGATGTAGGTAAGCTTATCAGCATTTGGCAGCAACTGCTTGTAGAAAAGGAGAAGCTGGGACAGGCCATTGGCAAAGCCAAAGCAAATATGGCGTTCAATCTGGATGTGGCGGTAGATATCAACAAATGCCGTCATGAATTCTTGCCGTACATTGAGAAACTGGCTAACCGCAAGAGCTCCCATGAGCTTCAAAAGGGCGAGGGCCGAGGCTATGTCTTCAACAATGAAGGCAATCAGACTGCTTACTGTTATGACATAGACCGT
It includes:
- a CDS encoding vWA domain-containing protein, with translation MAGILDKVEMTRRMCPVIFLVDTSGSMDGAPIGAVNSAIEGVLPELCVMNDENADAEINVAIMSFSGGADWVTGEKLLPPQNVAWNGLDAIGPTEMGVAFRELGKKLSIETGFMRRASGSVAPVLFLLSDGAPTDDYKSALAKLKENNWYKVAVRVAIGYGDADDNILAEFTGNRETVLHTNSPEDLKKMIRFVSITSSMVASHKVATNTTEDAPDDNTAALAEELEAQGGEMTTASAEEAW
- a CDS encoding YkvA family protein; the encoded protein is MKNVSEKDFQDVDMGKYADEYTENGFWVKLRDNVANIGIALIYKALQLYYVAQSPNCPKKVKAGIYAALGYLISPIDLIPDFTPIAGYADDATAIGMALLLAQMYITEDINAQARNKIHDLFGENAVARLEDSNDYHG
- a CDS encoding protein phosphatase 2C domain-containing protein, translating into MKEIQEGGAKVSYRIYSLSRLGEKYARHGFRCQDSSGNCTKNGVQIVAVADGHGAGDCFRSEIGANIAIDMVFCEALPLLYEEDHPFSEQGIKNFKYRLWQSWQKAVKSDWDNRLTLGKLGENEARYELVSDKYRLRYQKESDKYLYTAYGTTLLAAIAIKNELLLLQIGDGSAVVLCANGLFILPVPQDEENFLNVTTSLSDENADQKIRHAVLSLDKTSSTYPVAVFLSSDGVDDCFPAYQNEEHLFKFYKVLIETALAENTESLFTELSHDVLADMSVKGSHDDISMGIMMTEDMELLGKACSDISLPQSAMDDEAGQEVTE
- a CDS encoding protein kinase domain-containing protein, which translates into the protein MQLKRNQELFLRDGRTITVVDKLGVGGQGIVYKVRLSSGEMRALKWYYGDKLSRPEEFYRHLAQNIDAGSPSAAFIWPEELTEWVDGTFGYIMSLFPQGYVGFSKFVTARVNFSNIDAMINAALNIVTAFMDLHNKGYNYQDLNDGNFSINPANGDVLICDNDNVGGHGFESGILGKARYMAPEVVRKEKKPDKLTDRFSLAVVLFILFMGDHPLEGKRTNVPALTSKYEKRFFGENPVFIFDPKDDSNRPVPGLHRNAIAKWPYFPSYIQEAFITSFSQESLMEGTGRLLEGMWRHVLIRLKSSLVKCPHCHEHVFAEVGTFICPSCGGVVKPAGYVRFPKRANMDIVVPIMGGTRLFAYHLDENGPNDENVAAHIMEKPGKFGIKNESASIWTVSAPDGSQAIKEPGDVAVIGEGFKLDFGHGIIGEIVKN